Genomic DNA from Pelosinus sp. UFO1:
CAGGAATGTTAGGCATACGTTCATAAAACGGATCATTATCCCAAAAATTATTAGAAGCACAAGCTACGCAGGGTGCTCCAGATTGAATCGGGTAGGAAAGCCCATTCCACCATCGCATGTTACCACAAGAATTATAAGCTTCCGGTCCGCGACACCCGACCTTGTATAAACACCAACCAGCCTTACTGCCTGCGTCATCAAACTTCTCGACAAACATACCCGAATCAAAAAAGGGACGACGATAACAAGTATCATGAATCCGATTGCCAAAAAATTGTTTCGGGCGGCCTTTGCTGTCCAAAGGAGGAATTTGTCCAAATAGGGTATAATGCATGATCACACCTGTGATAACTTCTGGGATCGGCGGACAGCCCGGTACCTTTATAATTGTCTTGCCACTAATTACATCACTGACGGAAACAGATTTAGTAGGGTTTGGTTTAGCAGCTTGAATTCCTCCCCAAGCCGCACAAGAGCCAACTTCAATGATTGCAGCAGCACCTTTTGCTACTTCTTTAAGATTATGTACAAAGGGTTTACCACCTACCATACAAGAAGTACCATCATCATTCAATGGAACTGCACCTTCAATTGCAAGTAAATATTTTCCATTATACTTTTTCATAACTTCTTGTAAATGTTGTTCTAACGGTTCACCTGCAGCAGCAGCTAATACATCCATATATTCCATGGAAATCATGTTTAATAGGACATCAGAGGCCAAAGGTGTCTGTGAGCGAATAAAAGCCTCATCACACCCTGTACACTCATGTCCATGTAGCCAAATGACAGGCACTAGGGGCTGCTTTTCAGCTGCAGATACCACTTCTGAAATCATCATCGGTGATAATCCTAAAATTCCTGTAACTGTGACACAGGTTTTCAAAAAACTACGCCGGCTTACATTTTTCTTTTGGAATAAATCCCACATTGACTCCAAATTATCCATAATTAACCTCCCATCTTATTACAAAAGGACTTAGCTTATGCCAAGTCCATAAGAACACAGAAAGTGAGCCTTATTTTTTTACTTCTCTAACTCCGCGATCACACCATGGCTCTTCTGCCATATAATCTCCATCATAATAGTAATAAGCGCGAGCCCGACAGCCACCACAAATACCATCATAGCCACAAGTTCCACAGCCGCCTTTTAATGTTTCGTGTCGTAATTTATTAAACATCTCACTATCTCGCCAAAGGATATCAAAATCAGTTTCACGAACATTGCCGATCTTAATCGGCAAATAAGGACAAGCTTGTACGTCACCATTTGGCAGAATTACACAATAACCAGTACCCGCTAAACAGCCACGCGTAAATCGCATTGGTATATTACGTTCCTTAGCTATACGCATAAATTGAGGAGCACAGGTAGGTTTAAGTTCAATTGGTACTTCTTTTTGTTTCTCTAATATGCGTGTTAGCACTGCTTCATATTGCTCTGTTTTTAGCGTGGTATCTTCAATATCTTTCCCCCTGCCTGTGGGCACTAAGAAAAAGATATGATGAGCCATAGCTCCTATTTTGACCGCTAAATCAGTAATATCAGTAACTTCCTTTTCATTCCACGTAGTTATTGTTGTATGAATTTGAAAAGGAAGCCCCACCTTCTTACAGGCTTGCATAGCAGCAATTGTTTTATCCCAAGCACCTTCCGACTGCCGAAACTTGTCATGAATGTTTTTATCAGTGCTATCTAGACTAATGCCCGCTGCTCCAAGTCCAGCCTCTTTTAGTTTAATAGCTACTTCCTCAGTAATTAGAATTCCATTCGTACCAAGTACAGGCCTTAGACCAATACTTTTAGCGTAGCGAATTAATTCGTAAATATCAGATCGCATCAATGGTTCGCCACCACTTAAAATAATAATTTTAAAGCCAGCGCGAGCCATTTCATCTAATAATTTCTTACCTTCTTCCGTACTTAATTCATCTGTTCTTTTCGTTCCTGCATCACGATAACAATGAACACAGCTAATATTACAGGCCTGAGTAGTATTCCATGAAATGATCATATAGAACTCCTTCCGGGTTTGCTAATCTAAGTTGCTACATTATTTGCTATAAAAAACAGGCTTCCAGTCTCTAGTTAATAATGACCTATCTTAGGATTTGCGATTATCGTCCTCATTGGTAACAGCCGTTTTGAAATTACTAATTCCCTTACCTATTGCCTTACCTATCTCCGGTAGTTTAGCTGGTCCAAATACAACTAAGGCAATTGCCAAAATAACCACTAATTCAGACATACTAAAATTAAACATGACCAACCCCCTTTATACTCATATTATCGCAAATTAATAGCCGTTAGACAATATAAATTTCTAAAATATAGAATAACATTAAAGGAAAGGCTTAGCCACGGCTAAGCCTTTCCTTATTAACTTTATATAACCTTATCGATAGCATCCATTAAATCTTTACGTGGACGATATCCTACAATACGTTCGACCTCTACACCATCTTTAAATAATAATAAGGTTGGAATTCCCATCACATTATAGTTACTGGCAAGTTGTTGCTGCTCATCAACATTTACTTTCATAACTACTGCTTTTCCTTCATATTCTTGTCCTACAGCTTCTAATTCAGGGGCAACCATTTTACATGGTCCACACCATGAAGCCCAAAAATCCACTAGTACAGGTTTATCCTTCTGCGATATTTTTTCTTTAAATTCATTTTCATCGGCAATATTCAATACGCTCATTATAAAACCTCCTACTTTTTATGATTCTTATTATTAACTATTGTTTAGATTTTAAATCATGCTTATTTGCTAGCTTATTTACATTTTAGAAAACATTTAATTAAAAGTCAATAGTTACTAGATATTTAAACTTGTTTTACTATTCATAGTATGTAATAGGAATTATTATTTCCAGAAATGCCTTTCCTGAAATAAGACAAAAACCCTCTACATTCTAAGAATATAGAGGGTTTATTTACATAAGGCTGTGAGTGATCAATAAGCCGAGTTCTGTTCCGCTCACGCGGTGATGATCATCTATCTAGTCTGGCAGTTACCTGACAGCTCTAGCGACGCAACCCGGAAGGTTCAGCGGGCAGCTTCATCCCTTCCCTATTCGGTCTTGCTCCAGGTGGGGTTTACCTAGCCAGCCAGTCACCTGACTGCTGGTGCGCTCTTACCGCACCGTTCCATCCTTACCAGCATAAGCTGGCGGTTTACATTTCTATGGCACTTTCCCTAAGGTCGCCCTCGCTGGACGTTATCCAGCACCCTGCCCTATGGAGCTCGGACTTTCCTCGTATGCTTTATGGGCATCCGCGATCATCTTTCCTACTCACAACAATAATTTCAATATCGACTGAGATAATATCATATCATAAATCATTTGCTAAGTCAATAAATTTCTGCGGCTAATTATTTTTAATATCGATGTAGAATATTTTTGTTGATTTCATCAACCTCGACAATAACCGACCACTTACCTTGATCGGCACAGGAAGTTAGAAATTCTTTTACACGAGACAATATAGGTTGCTCCGTGGCAAAATGGCCCGCGTCAATAATACCAATACCACTTACTATAGCATTTTGGGCTTCATGGTATTTTACATCTCCGGTTACTAATACATCGGCTCCAGCAAATACCGCTTTATGCAATACCCCAGCACCAGCGCCCCCACATACTGCTACCTTCTTTATCAACTTATCACATGAACCTGCTATATTTACAGAATCTACTCCTAATAGATTTTTCACCTGATCCGCAAAATCTGAAAACAACATAGGTATTTCGAGCTTACCTATACGACCTAATCCAAATTCTTTACCTGAATTCATTAGTTGATATAAATCATACGCAACTTCCTCATAGGGATGGGCTTTAATCATCGCTTTAATTACCCTACGACTAATTCTGTCGGGCATAACTGTTTCAATGCGGCTTTCTTCAACAGATTCTAACTTACCATTATTACCAATGAATGGTTTTGCATCTTCTAAAGGTAAAAAAGTACCTATACCATTTGCCGAAAATGTGCAGTTACTATATTTTCCAATATGCCCAGCCCCAGCCGCTGCTAACGCTTCTCGCACCACTTCTACATGAGTTTGCGGCACAAACACTACTAATTTGCATAACTTTTCAGTGGAGTTTACTGCTAAGGGTTGAATATCCTGCAACCCTAAACAGGCAGCTAAAGCATCATTAACGCCACCCTCCGCTGAATCAAGATTAGTATGAGCTGCGTAGACCCCTATATTTGCCTTAAGCAGGCTGGATAAAACTTGCCCTTGCGGCAAATCTGTTCGTATTGATGTAATGCTTTTGAATATAAGAGGGTGATGAGCAATGATGAGATCTACATTATCGAGTATCGCTTGCTCTACAACCTCCTTCGTAACATCTAAGGTAATTCGTATCTTATGGATTGTTTGGGATGGGCTCCCAACTAATAAACCTACATTATCCCAACTTTCAGCTAAATGCCTTGGCGCTAACTTATCCATTGCATCCATAATTACTTGACATTTTACAGACATCGCTGTTTAGCCTCCAATTGTTGTAATCTTTCGGTATATTCATGATACTTTTGGCTCTTTTTTGCATTATCACTGAGTGACATCTCCTGTAAGACGCGTTTAGTCTGCGCAATGAGTTGCTCAATGTGTACAGATAGAAGTTCCGATTTATCTCTCCACAGTTTTTCCCCAATGTCGTACATAATAGGTTCACAACTAGTTGCCCCCCCTGGTTCGGCCACAACTATTTCGTACAATCGCCCTTCCTCTTGGACCAATCTTTCGTCAACAACATCCCATTCATTTTCATTTAACCAACGTCTCACAGTATTCGCGGCCACCATAGGTTGCAAAATTAAACGCTTAAGCGACTTAGTAACTTCAGGCTTTCCTGTTAGTATCTCAATAATTGTCTGACCACCCATACCAGCAATAATAACAACATCCACTTCTCCAGGAGAAAGCACTGTTATTCCATCACCTAAACGCACAGAAATTCGGTGCGTAAGCCCGAGGGCATCTACATGTTCTTTTGCTGCCTTCCAAGGCCCCAGATTAACGTCACCAGCTATTGCTGAAGTAACAATATGCCCTTGCACTAATTCAATAGGTAAATAAGCATGATCAGTACCAATATCTGCCACACGCGATCCCTCCGGCACCAATTCCGCCAACGCAGCTAATCTTCCAACAAGCTTCAATGCATTACACCTCATCCTTTATTTTCTTTCTGTTATTATACAAAAATAACTTACAATTAATCAATAAACAAACATTTCAACGACTAAAATAAAAAAGCACACAAAGGATCATAAACGGCAGTCAATCCCTTTGTGCAGCAATACAATGTTGTTCCTTAGTAGTTGAGCACATACTTATAAAAAAAGACTTGGCTTGTACCAAGTCATAAAGCCGCAGGCAAAAGCCTTAGTTACTTTACTTAGAATCGAAAAAATTGTAACAAGTTCTCTAATCCGTAAAAAAATGCAAAGCATATACTGCTTTGCATTTCATTTTTAAATGGTGGGCGATGACAGGATCGAACTGCCGACATCCTGCTTGTAAGGCAGGCGCTCTCCCAGCTGAGCTAATCGCCCATTATGGTGACCCGTGGGGGAATCGAACCCCCGTTATCGCCGTGAAAGGGCGGTGTCTTGACCGCTTGACCAACGGGCCTTTATTGCGTAATATAAAATGGTGGGCCCACCTGGGATCGAACCAGGGACCAGCCGGTTATGAGCCGGCTGCTCTACCGCTGAGCTATAGGCCCTAGAGATATTAAAACAGGTTTTCCAAGGAAAGCCTGTTTGTAATCCATATAAGATGGCTCCTTGAGTAGGACTCGAACCTACGACCGATCGGTTAACAGCCGATTGCTCTACCAACTGAGCTATCAAGGAATGTCGTCAACATTGACAATTATAATACAATTTCAACATTACGTCAACAACTTTTTTTCATATTATAAGATTTTTATATTTTTTTAGTTTTTTACTCTAAAAAGTCTTTTAATTTTTTGCTACGGCTAGGATGACGTAGTTTTCTAAGGGCTTTCGCCTCAATTTGTCGAATACGTTCACGGGTAACACCAAAGTGTTGTCCTACTTCTTCTAATGTGCGAGCCCGTCCATCATCTAAACCAAATCGCAGTCTAAGAACCTTTTCTTCCCGTGGAGTAAGAGTTTCTAATACCTCTTCTAACTGTTCCTTTAAGAGCATAAAAGAAGCTGCCTCAGCTGGTGCTGGTGCGTCCTGATCCTCAATAAAATCTCCTAAATGAGAGTCTTCTTCTTCACCAATCGGCGTTTCTAAAGATACTGGTTCTTGAGCAATTTTCATAATCTCTCTTACACGCTCAACACTAATATCCATCTCTTTTGCAATCTCTTCAGGTTGAGGCTCACGCCCTAATTCCTGTAGTAATTGTCTAGATACACGAATCAATTTATTAATAGTCTCTACCATATGCACAGGAATACGAATCGTCCGCGCCTGATCAGCTATTGCACGAGTAATTGCTTGACGAATCCACCAGGTAGCATACGTACTAAATTTGTAACCTTTATTATAATCAAATTTTTCAACAGCTTTGATTAGTCCAAGGTTGCCTTCTTGAATTAAATCCAAAAATAACATACCACGTCCAACATAACGTTTAGCAATACTAACTACAAGCCGCAAATTGGCTTCTGCCAAACGTCTTTTGGCTTCTTCATCACCTTGCTCCATGCGCTGTGCCAGTTTAATTTCTTCGTCAGCCGTCAGTAAGGGTACTCTTCCAATTTCCTTAAGATACATGCGAACAGGGTCGTCAATACTAATCCCCTCTGGGATAGTTAAATCAATATCAACTTCCTCAGGAGTTACTTCTTCTACCTCGACAACATCAGGCTCATCTGCTCTTTCAGTATCATCCGGAAGTTCATCAACTATTTCAATTCCTTTACTAGAAAAGACCTCATATATCTCTTCAATTTCATCAGGAGATAAATCTTCACTTTGGAGAGTATCCATGATTTCACTATAAGTTAGCACGCCACCCTGTTTTTTCCCTTTGTTCACTAATTTAGTTACATATTCACTCGAAATTGTCTTTTTTTCTGTCATTTTACTCCCCTCCTCCATTGGCCATTCCAATCAAGGCGTAGTTTTTTTTTTGATTAAACACAATGTAATTTATTAATTTCATCTTTTATTCGTTGACTTTCTGCTAATGCCTGCAGAAAACCACTATCCCCCAGACGTTCTAATTCATCAGCCCTTAATCGGGACTGTTCATACAATAACTTTAAGTTTGTTAGGCGCATATTTTTTATACAATCATCAACCATTTTTATACTATCACTATCATTGTATTGTATATCAATTAACATAATATGGGATAATTCCGCATTTGCTGTCTCACTTAGCATCATCGTCCAAGCAGTATCCGTAATATCTTTTCCCATATTATACTCTTTAAATATTAATTCGATTATTTCACGCCTGTGCTCTCCCTGTATTTCTGTAACAGAAAGTTCTTTTTCAATATATGGTATAAGGGAGCTATCCCCACACATCAAGCGAATAAGATGTTTTTCGGCCTGCTCTATCGCAATCGATGGTTTTCTCGTAACCAATATATTAGATATATTCTTTCCTACATTTACATTTTTATCCTTTTTATTTTGAAACAAATATTTACGAACTTCACTACGTATTGCACTTTCGTCAATTGCTAACATCTGAGATATACGCGCAATATGCGTATTCACTTCTACAGCATTGTCTGCCGAAGCTAACACTGGAACTATTTTTGATACTACGGCAACTTTACCTTCTAAACTACTATAATCTGTATTATCAAAAGCCTGCTTGATTTGATACTCCAAAACATCATTAGCTTCCTTAATTAATGTCTTAAAAGCTTCAGCGCCATGCTTACGGATAAATTCATCAGGATCTTTTCCATCAGGGATTAATACCACTCTCACATTTGCCCCCATACTGCGCAGAATTGTTAAAGCTCTGACCGTAGCATTTTGACCAGCTGTATCACTATCATAAGCAAAACATATTTCGTTCGCATTGCGAAGTAATAACTTTGCCTGTTCTGGCGAAAAGGCTGTTCCTAATGACGCTACTACATTTTTTATGCCATAAGCATGAGCAGTAATAGCATCCATATAGCCTTCTACTACGATGGCTTGCCCAGATTCTTTTATAAACTTATGAGCAGCATGAAAACCAAACAAAATATATCTTTTGTTAAAAACAGGGGTCTCTGGTGAATTAAGATATTTAGGTTGGCTATCATCAATCACTCTTCCACCAAAACCAACTACCCGGCCACGTACATCAGAAATAGGAAACATAATGCGATTACGAAACCGATCATAAACACCATCACCAGAATTTCGTTCCACAATTAAACCAGCTTTTAGCATAATATCCTGCTCTAACCCCCGTTCTAAGAAGGCATGCAATAATTTATCCCAAGCTGGGGGAGCAAAACCAATTTTAAAACTTTCAATAACTTCATTTGTAACCCCACGGGATTCTAGGTACTCTTTTGCTTGCTTCCCATAGACTGTCTTTGTCAAACAAGCATAAAAAAACTCCCTAGCCAATTCATTAGCACGGTATAATTTAGTATGTTCCCGCTCCCTTGCCAACTCTTGTGGTGTTTTGTTCTTTTCTGGCAAAGGAATATTCATTTTTTGAGCCAACATTTTCACCGCATCAAAGAAACTAACGTTTTCAATTTTCATCAAAAAATTGAATACATTACCACCACTTTGACAACCAAAACAATAAAAGAATCCTTTGTCAGGTGTTACAGAAAATGACGGAGTGTTCTCATGATGAAATGGACAGCAGCCCCAATAATTTTTCCCCTTTTTTTTCAAAGGAACATAATCTGATAGAATACTTACTATGTCACTTTCAGAACGTAATCTATCAATAAACTCATCATAAACCGCATCTTTCATAAATTCACCCTTAACCTACCCTATAGCAATTATGGCTTTTTACTTCCGACTAGATATCATTACAGCAAATCTATACTATTATCCTATTTTTCATATTTTCGCTATTTTTTCTTAATTTCCTGCTAATAATAGCATATCCAATCTAATTAAAAGAAAATCTAATTTTGATTTTGTGATTTATTTCTACATAAATTCCCATAATCCTTCTAGAATATAAATATACAGTTATACTTACTATCTTATACTAGAGACAATCGGATTCTACTTAGCTTTTAATCCCATCAAATTATTTATTGAATTCTTTCATAAACAATAGTATTCAATATAACTTATAAATATCCTCTTTTCCCTATTGACAACACTTATATTATTTGATAATAAATTTAAAGTATGCGATTTCCTCTTAATTATGCTTATACACACATTACATTCTAAAAATTTATGTATTTTTTTTGAAATAAAAGGTAATCGAACTATCCGTCGATTACCTTTCTATTACTAGATTCATCTTATTATGGGATTTACCGAGCAATCCATTTTGAAGGTATAAATAATTCTTCAAATAAATGAACAGCATATATATCCGTCAAACCAGCTATATAATCAACAATGGTTGCTTCTAACCCCCAATTTTCTTCTCGTTCTAAGAATTCCTGAGGTAAACTTTCTGGGTGAAGAGTAAAGTACTCGTACAGTTTATGAATGATATATTTTGCTTTCTTACGATCTGATTCTAACTCCGCAGAATGGTAGACTTTTTGAAACATGAACTCACGAAATTCTTCCATCGCATTTTTAACTTTTGCAGACAATTTTATTTCATTATAGCCATCTGAATTCTTAATCATATCAGATACCATAACAGTAATCATATTCGAAGGATTTGTACCTAATATGTGAGCAACTTTTTCCGGTAAATCAACAGCTTTAATCATACCTGCACGAATACCATCGTCATAATCATGGCATAGATAAGCAATACGATCGCCAATACGGACAATATTACCTTCTAAGGTAAATGGTTTATTTGCACCCGTATGATTTAAAATTCCATCCTTTACCTCTAGTGTTAAATTTAGCCCCTTTCCATTACGTTCAAGATGCTCTACAACTCTTAAACTTTGTTCATTATGATTATAATGTCCAATTAAATCACGTAGAGCGTACTCACCAACATGTCCAAATGGGGTATGTCCTACATCATGCCCTAAAGCAATTGCTTCTGTTAAATCTTCATTCAGCATTAGTCCTCTGGCAATTGTCCGAGATATTTGTGATACTTCTAAACTATGAGTCATGCGCATGCGATAATGATCGCCAGGAGAAATATATACTTGTGTTTTATGTTTTAAACGTCTAAAAGCCTTACTATGAATAATTCGATCACGATCACGTTGAAAAGCGGTGCGAAACTCACACGCATCTTCTTCTTTTTCCCGCATTGCATCCCTACTCTTACTTGCAAAAGCCGATAGCATCTTATGTTCTTGCTCCTCAATACGTTCACGTATGTTCATAATATCGCCTCCATTTTACAAATAATCCATCATATGGAATACTATCTTCTCTCATTGTGACCTAACTTCTATTATCCATTTTATTCTTATAATCATTTCATCATATCATCCATTTATCCCTCCATTTTTCTCTACATTTCTGTTATAATAAAAAAAGATCTATTTTTTCAGTTTGCTGGCTATTCTAAATATGAAAGGAAGTTACTATGAAAACTAAAGTTTTCCTACTCACATTGCTCCTTATGTTACTTTTTGCAGGCACTACTTTAGCTGCCAAACCAATCATCACAGCGGATCAACAATATTTTGATATTAATACAGGTTTATATGTATTAAACGGAAATGTTTACATAGAAGTAAAAAACCGTATTATTACTGCTGGTCAAGCTAAAGTAAATATGGGTTCCTTAGAAGTTTGGGGAACTGGTGGCATAACAGTTAGCCAAGACGATATCTCCTTTACCGCTGATAAAGTATATGTATATGGCAGTCAAGATCATGCTGTCGTCGAAGGGAATGTAATGTTCTCCCGTGCAAATCTTAAGGTTACTGCCAATCAAGTGGACTATAACTGGCGAGATAAAAATGCCGTGTTTAGCGGCAATGTACAAATTAGACAAAATGACAACCTAGTGACTACGGATACTGCAAAATATAATATAGCTACAGATACCTTTCTATAGGTGAATAAAAACCTCCAGCAAAAGAGCTGGAGGTTTTTATTCACCTATGAACAGAACTCGTTCCCATAGATAGCTGACTGCTTCTTTTTGCAAACAAGTTCCATAATTTTATTTGCAGTTTCCTCAATCGCTTTGTTTGATACATCAATAATCGGACATTTCAGCTTATACATAATACTTTTAGCGTATTCGACTTCCTCTGTAATTCGCTCGGAATCAGCATAACAGGAAGCAGGATCGAGTCCCATGGATCGTAGTCTTTCTGCACGAATGTTGTTAAGCTTAATAGGATCAATAATTAGCCCTACAATACGTTCTGCAGGAATTTCAAATAATTCTTTAGGTGGTGCCACCTCGGGAACCATTGGTACATTGGCCACTTTTAGTTCCTTATGAGCTAAGTACATACTAAGGGGAGTCTTAGATGTACGTGACACTCCAACCAATACAACATCTGCCTTTAAGATGCCACAAGGATTTTTACCATCATCATATTTTACTGCAAATTCAATCGCTGCAACACGCTTAAAATAAGCTTGATCTAGTGTGTGAATTAGCCCAGGCTTTAATTGAGGATGCAGCCCAGACACATGCTGCACCGCATTAATCATAGGTCCCATAATATCTATGGTTGGAATGCCATGGCGCTTCGCTTGAGACAGCAATGCCTTCCTAAGCTCAGGGCCTACGATTGTATGGCAAATAACACTTGTATTATTTGCTGCTTCCTCAAGGATTCGTTCAATTTGATCAGTACTTTTAATATAAGGAATACGAATAATTTCAAAAGATCCAACTTGAAACTGACTAGCCGTTGCTCTAGCTATCATTTCCGCTGTTTCTCCAATAGAATCAGATAAAGCATAAATTATAGATGATTTAGCTATGATACTTACCTCCTTGTATACAACAACTATATATTGCAACCTTCACTACATTTAATATCAATATATATATATATATCTAACTATAATGGCTCGACAAGTACTATATTGTGTATTATACGCTAAAATCATACAAATTCCTCTTTCTAGAACCTTAGAGAACACCTAGAGTAATCATTATTACAGCAAAATAAGCCCGTACAAATGTACAGGCTTATTTTCATTACGTTTTATTTATAAAGCAACGATTTTACTCAAATCTGCCATCT
This window encodes:
- the rpoD gene encoding RNA polymerase sigma factor RpoD, yielding MEEGSKMTEKKTISSEYVTKLVNKGKKQGGVLTYSEIMDTLQSEDLSPDEIEEIYEVFSSKGIEIVDELPDDTERADEPDVVEVEEVTPEEVDIDLTIPEGISIDDPVRMYLKEIGRVPLLTADEEIKLAQRMEQGDEEAKRRLAEANLRLVVSIAKRYVGRGMLFLDLIQEGNLGLIKAVEKFDYNKGYKFSTYATWWIRQAITRAIADQARTIRIPVHMVETINKLIRVSRQLLQELGREPQPEEIAKEMDISVERVREIMKIAQEPVSLETPIGEEEDSHLGDFIEDQDAPAPAEAASFMLLKEQLEEVLETLTPREEKVLRLRFGLDDGRARTLEEVGQHFGVTRERIRQIEAKALRKLRHPSRSKKLKDFLE
- a CDS encoding class I SAM-dependent methyltransferase, with the protein product MKLVGRLAALAELVPEGSRVADIGTDHAYLPIELVQGHIVTSAIAGDVNLGPWKAAKEHVDALGLTHRISVRLGDGITVLSPGEVDVVIIAGMGGQTIIEILTGKPEVTKSLKRLILQPMVAANTVRRWLNENEWDVVDERLVQEEGRLYEIVVAEPGGATSCEPIMYDIGEKLWRDKSELLSVHIEQLIAQTKRVLQEMSLSDNAKKSQKYHEYTERLQQLEAKQRCL
- a CDS encoding deoxyguanosinetriphosphate triphosphohydrolase, which translates into the protein MNIRERIEEQEHKMLSAFASKSRDAMREKEEDACEFRTAFQRDRDRIIHSKAFRRLKHKTQVYISPGDHYRMRMTHSLEVSQISRTIARGLMLNEDLTEAIALGHDVGHTPFGHVGEYALRDLIGHYNHNEQSLRVVEHLERNGKGLNLTLEVKDGILNHTGANKPFTLEGNIVRIGDRIAYLCHDYDDGIRAGMIKAVDLPEKVAHILGTNPSNMITVMVSDMIKNSDGYNEIKLSAKVKNAMEEFREFMFQKVYHSAELESDRKKAKYIIHKLYEYFTLHPESLPQEFLEREENWGLEATIVDYIAGLTDIYAVHLFEELFIPSKWIAR
- a CDS encoding hydrogenase small subunit — encoded protein: MDNLESMWDLFQKKNVSRRSFLKTCVTVTGILGLSPMMISEVVSAAEKQPLVPVIWLHGHECTGCDEAFIRSQTPLASDVLLNMISMEYMDVLAAAAGEPLEQHLQEVMKKYNGKYLLAIEGAVPLNDDGTSCMVGGKPFVHNLKEVAKGAAAIIEVGSCAAWGGIQAAKPNPTKSVSVSDVISGKTIIKVPGCPPIPEVITGVIMHYTLFGQIPPLDSKGRPKQFFGNRIHDTCYRRPFFDSGMFVEKFDDAGSKAGWCLYKVGCRGPEAYNSCGNMRWWNGLSYPIQSGAPCVACASNNFWDNDPFYERMPNIPVPNVIANADKVGLVAAGALTAGVIAHGALSAIQHRRHHKDDNNERDNDNE
- the trxA gene encoding thioredoxin — encoded protein: MSVLNIADENEFKEKISQKDKPVLVDFWASWCGPCKMVAPELEAVGQEYEGKAVVMKVNVDEQQQLASNYNVMGIPTLLLFKDGVEVERIVGYRPRKDLMDAIDKVI
- the nirJ2 gene encoding putative heme d1 biosynthesis radical SAM protein NirJ2; this translates as MIISWNTTQACNISCVHCYRDAGTKRTDELSTEEGKKLLDEMARAGFKIIILSGGEPLMRSDIYELIRYAKSIGLRPVLGTNGILITEEVAIKLKEAGLGAAGISLDSTDKNIHDKFRQSEGAWDKTIAAMQACKKVGLPFQIHTTITTWNEKEVTDITDLAVKIGAMAHHIFFLVPTGRGKDIEDTTLKTEQYEAVLTRILEKQKEVPIELKPTCAPQFMRIAKERNIPMRFTRGCLAGTGYCVILPNGDVQACPYLPIKIGNVRETDFDILWRDSEMFNKLRHETLKGGCGTCGYDGICGGCRARAYYYYDGDYMAEEPWCDRGVREVKK
- the dnaG gene encoding DNA primase, with amino-acid sequence MKDAVYDEFIDRLRSESDIVSILSDYVPLKKKGKNYWGCCPFHHENTPSFSVTPDKGFFYCFGCQSGGNVFNFLMKIENVSFFDAVKMLAQKMNIPLPEKNKTPQELAREREHTKLYRANELAREFFYACLTKTVYGKQAKEYLESRGVTNEVIESFKIGFAPPAWDKLLHAFLERGLEQDIMLKAGLIVERNSGDGVYDRFRNRIMFPISDVRGRVVGFGGRVIDDSQPKYLNSPETPVFNKRYILFGFHAAHKFIKESGQAIVVEGYMDAITAHAYGIKNVVASLGTAFSPEQAKLLLRNANEICFAYDSDTAGQNATVRALTILRSMGANVRVVLIPDGKDPDEFIRKHGAEAFKTLIKEANDVLEYQIKQAFDNTDYSSLEGKVAVVSKIVPVLASADNAVEVNTHIARISQMLAIDESAIRSEVRKYLFQNKKDKNVNVGKNISNILVTRKPSIAIEQAEKHLIRLMCGDSSLIPYIEKELSVTEIQGEHRREIIELIFKEYNMGKDITDTAWTMMLSETANAELSHIMLIDIQYNDSDSIKMVDDCIKNMRLTNLKLLYEQSRLRADELERLGDSGFLQALAESQRIKDEINKLHCV
- a CDS encoding twin-arginine translocase TatA/TatE family subunit; translation: MFNFSMSELVVILAIALVVFGPAKLPEIGKAIGKGISNFKTAVTNEDDNRKS
- a CDS encoding Nif3-like dinuclear metal center hexameric protein, translating into MSVKCQVIMDAMDKLAPRHLAESWDNVGLLVGSPSQTIHKIRITLDVTKEVVEQAILDNVDLIIAHHPLIFKSITSIRTDLPQGQVLSSLLKANIGVYAAHTNLDSAEGGVNDALAACLGLQDIQPLAVNSTEKLCKLVVFVPQTHVEVVREALAAAGAGHIGKYSNCTFSANGIGTFLPLEDAKPFIGNNGKLESVEESRIETVMPDRISRRVIKAMIKAHPYEEVAYDLYQLMNSGKEFGLGRIGKLEIPMLFSDFADQVKNLLGVDSVNIAGSCDKLIKKVAVCGGAGAGVLHKAVFAGADVLVTGDVKYHEAQNAIVSGIGIIDAGHFATEQPILSRVKEFLTSCADQGKWSVIVEVDEINKNILHRY
- a CDS encoding LptA/OstA family protein, with translation MKTKVFLLTLLLMLLFAGTTLAAKPIITADQQYFDINTGLYVLNGNVYIEVKNRIITAGQAKVNMGSLEVWGTGGITVSQDDISFTADKVYVYGSQDHAVVEGNVMFSRANLKVTANQVDYNWRDKNAVFSGNVQIRQNDNLVTTDTAKYNIATDTFL